Part of the Candidatus Brocadiaceae bacterium genome, GGATCGCCCGGATCGTCGTGCGCCCGGAGGTGCGGGCCGCTCTCCTGGCGTGCGACAGCCCTCCGGAGGTGGAGGCGATCCTGCGTCGGGCGGACGAGTGAGCCGGCAGGCGGACGGGTGCCGCCGCGGCGCCGCCCCGTGTGCTGGAAGATCGCGGGGGCACCCGCTATCCTGTTGCGCGGCACCGAACGCCGTTCCCCGAACCGCAGGAGGCACCATGGCCGCCAACCCGTCCGTCGTGTTCGCCGCCCCCCGGCAGGTGGTCGTCGAGGACCGCCCCATGCCCGAACTCCGCCCCGGCGAGGCGCTCATCCGCACCCACTGCACGCTCATCAGCACCGGCACCGAGCTGTCGGCCCTGCTGGGCGACCAGCCGCGCGGCGGCATCTGGACCGAGTACGGCAAGTACCCCAGCCGGCCCGGCTACAGCAACGTGGGCACCGTGATCGAGGTCGGGGAGGGCGTGTCCGGGGACCTCCTCGGCCGGCGCGTCGCGAGCCGGGCGCCCCACGCCGCCGTCGTCAAGCAGAGCGTGGACAGCTTCTGGCCCGTCGCGGACGACGTGTCGGACGAGGCCGCCGTCTTCAGCACCCTGGCCATCATCTGCCTGAACGGCGTGCGGCGCAGCGGACTGAGGTTCGGCGAGTCGGCCGTCGTCTACGGCATGGGCCTGCTGGGCCAGCTCACGGCGCGGTTCTGTCACTTCGCCGGCGCGCGGCCGGTCCTCGGCGTCGATATCTCGGAACACCGGCTCGGCTTCCTGCCCGATCAGCCGGGCTACGTGCGCGTCCGGGGCGACAACGACCCGAAGGCGGCCGTCTCGGAGGCCACCGCCGGGCGCCTGGCGGACCTGGTGTTCGAGCTGACGGGCAACGGCGACGTGCTCCCGAAGGAGTTCGACCTCCTGCATCCGCAGGGGCGCTTCGTCGTCCTGTCCAGCCCGCTGCGGCCGACGAAGTCCTTCGACTTCCACGACCTCTGCAATGGGCCGTCGCACACGATCATCGGCGCGCACAACGGCTCCCATCCGCTGACCGCCAGCCTCGGGAACCCCTGGACGCAACTGCGCGACCGGGAGCTGTTCGCCGACATGCTGGCCAACCGCGACGTGGAGGTGGAGAGCCTGGCCACGCGACGGGAGCCGGTTGAGAACGCCCCGCAGGCCTACGCCGACCTGATCGCGGACCGCGGCAGCCAGATGGGCGTGATCCTGCAGTTCCCGCGCGACTGACCTGCGGGCGCGTTCCGGCCCCTTGCCTACCAGCCCAGGGCGTCCTTGGGACAGGCGGCGACGCATTCGCCGCACTTCAGGCAGTCGCGCGTCTGAAGGGCGCCCACGCCCTTGTCCTGTCGGATGAGAAGCCCGAACGGGCAGACCCTCTCGCACTTCTTGCAGTCGATACACAACTGCGCGTCGATCCGGAGCGGCCGCCGCCCGCCCCCCAGCACGTTCTGCATCGTGCCGGACGGGCAGAACGCGCACCACGCCCTCGGGTGGACCAGCAGCCCCAGCACGACGGCCAGCGCCGTCGTGACCACGCACATGAGCCAGAAGACGTGCCCCCAGTGGCGGACGTCGCCGGGGTTCCGCGAGATGCGGAAGACCATGAACCCCATCAGCAGGACCAGCAGCACCCAGCGCAGCGCCATGCTGCGGAGCCTGTCGGGGATGGGCCGGCGCGGACTCAGCGGGCGGATGACGCGGTCGAGGAACGCCCCGCGGGGGCAGAGGTTCCCGCAGACGTAGCGGCCCCGGAAGAGGGCGGCGATCATCCCCGTGATCATGACCACGGGCACGGCGAACCCGAGCAACGGGTACTTCCACCCCAGGCCGATCACCACGAGGACAACCGGTGCCAGGCACCACTGGATGACGCGTCTTCGTTTCACAGGTTCGCACCCCCTGGCGGCGGACACACGGCTTCTGCGCGCGCAGCCGCCTCCGGCCGCGCCCGGCCTCCCGTCCATCGTAGGCGAACCATCGGATCGCGGCAAGGGCGCACACGGATCCATACGGACGCGCGCCTCCCAACGGGTCGCCCCGGGCGTCCTCGCCCGGGGCGTCCGTGCAAGTGGAGGGCCGCGCTCCGTCGCGGCCGGGGCGACAACGACCCGAAGGCCTACGCCGACCTGATCGCGGACCGCGGCAGCCAGATGGGCGTGATCCTGCAGTTCCCGCGCGACTGAGCGGCTCTCT contains:
- a CDS encoding zinc-binding dehydrogenase → MAANPSVVFAAPRQVVVEDRPMPELRPGEALIRTHCTLISTGTELSALLGDQPRGGIWTEYGKYPSRPGYSNVGTVIEVGEGVSGDLLGRRVASRAPHAAVVKQSVDSFWPVADDVSDEAAVFSTLAIICLNGVRRSGLRFGESAVVYGMGLLGQLTARFCHFAGARPVLGVDISEHRLGFLPDQPGYVRVRGDNDPKAAVSEATAGRLADLVFELTGNGDVLPKEFDLLHPQGRFVVLSSPLRPTKSFDFHDLCNGPSHTIIGAHNGSHPLTASLGNPWTQLRDRELFADMLANRDVEVESLATRREPVENAPQAYADLIADRGSQMGVILQFPRD
- a CDS encoding 4Fe-4S binding protein, producing MDGRPGAAGGGCARRSRVSAARGCEPVKRRRVIQWCLAPVVLVVIGLGWKYPLLGFAVPVVMITGMIAALFRGRYVCGNLCPRGAFLDRVIRPLSPRRPIPDRLRSMALRWVLLVLLMGFMVFRISRNPGDVRHWGHVFWLMCVVTTALAVVLGLLVHPRAWCAFCPSGTMQNVLGGGRRPLRIDAQLCIDCKKCERVCPFGLLIRQDKGVGALQTRDCLKCGECVAACPKDALGW